CTCGATCTTCTTTACGTCTTGTGCCTGGTCTGTTCTATACAGCAAACACTGTAAGAGAAAGTTGCTTAATATCAGATTTCACTGAACTGTTTATATCCTGTTTACTGTTGCAACAAATTTGTGCTTGGAACACACAAAACAAGGTAAGTACTTAAATGTTCATTTGTGGCATGTTGTTACCATGAGCCAGCACCAACACATACCTACcctgttttaaaatacacacacgCATCTACGTTTACATTTAAGTTTCTCTGACAGGCTCATACcttccattttgaaaacaggGAAGCTCGTGATTTATCCTAGTTTCTTCTCTCTCAAAGAAGGTGCTAAAACTTGGGTTTTAAAGCCGTCTTTAAAGACACCCTTGTTTGTGTTGTCTAAAAATAGAAGCAGATTTTAAACCTGGAAATTACTTTCCTATTCTCTATATTCTGAAGGCAagtttattttgcctttcaCAGTCCTTAATGTTACACTGCCAGTGACATAAAATCAGTTCAGTATTTCCCACTGAAGAGGATCCCCTCCCCCAAGCAAAAGCTGTTTCTAAGACAGTCCTAAATAAGGAACATAACATCTGATTAAGATCAAAAGGAAATCCTTCATGTGACAAGCCTGTAAATGCAAAAGGAACAAGAGTAATATGCCAGTGATTTATCACAGAAAGACTGCTTAGGTTTTTCTGCAAACTAAGTAACTCCTTACACCCGTACAGCATGAGTATGACTGCCCCAGCTGatttaacaatgaaaaaaaaaacccagatgctCCATTCTTCAGTGCTGTCAACACGGCAACTTTTACCAGCATTAAATTCCTACTTTAATTCGGAGACAAACAGTagaaaaaacactttattttttccttcagctatCTTAGTTCTACAGAGTTAGCAGCAAGGAAAACTTCCCTTCccaccttcagaaaaaaaaaaaaaaaaaacaaaaccacaaacccaaaccaaccccctGTTCCCCGACCAGTGTAACAGCTTCCCGTGGCTGGAAGCAGGTAAGAAGGCCTGTGACTGAAAACAGTCCAAGTTCATGAATCACCTGATGCCAACCTTCCCCCATAGAAGATTTCAATGTCATTACCCTTCACTTCCCCCTGTTATCAGTGCCCCATACTCAACACCTCACCCACAAGAAGCCCTGTTATCATGTCAAGAAGTGTCATTACTGGAGTTTCACATCTCTCCCATGTATTGGAAACACCAATGCCAGGCTACTTTTCctgggaagaagaaatctgttttttccaaatctgaAGATAAGAGAAGGGGAGCCTACCATTTCTTACTCTGGACTGCAGAACAACAACAACTCAGCTATTACATCACCAGCACCAAGAACCTGTGGCTGGTGTGCACGTCAGCAGGCATACACTGATGCATGCTGACGCATTTCTATCTGCTGCCCACCATCTCACATCCTAGCCCCACGTGTGTTTCTAAGCATCCTCCCAGGCTATTTAGTACAAGGGCAACCAGTAAGCACAGTTGCTCCACCTCCTTGTACAGCAACCCTTGGAAGGTCGCTGCAGAACTCCATGTTGTGCATTATGCACCACAGTTTTTACTGAATGCGCAACTGACACCCTAACAGTATTTCAGAAGTCGGGATCTCTGAACTGCAAGCGAATCTTGGTCATCCAGTCTGAGAGCACTCCACTGCCTCATAATCACAAATAAGGAGCTTAACCTACAGTTAGAAGCTGCCACCACTCTGAACAACTTAAAAGGACCACGCTCACATTAGTAAACACATCTGCGTGAAGATGCTCCTGAAATACTTCAGCAGAAGCTACCAATGTAGTTCCGTGAAGCATTTTCACACAGACAGAGGGTCCAAGATTTTTGTAGTgctcattttccttgttttcataGAATCCCCAAATAATTATGTTGACACCCATAAAGAACACTGAAGTGTTAGAACTCTCCACGGACTGTGCAGTTGAACCACAGGTTAATGTCAGTCACAGACACAGCAACTATGGAAGACTGGGCATAagaagttttcagaaaactgcCAGGCACTCCCAAGGCAATGGCTAAGAGCTCACAAGCTGACTGACAGCAAAAGCCAAATCTGTGAGAGGTACAATAAGCCCTGAAAGGGGAATATATCCTGTACTTACAGCTACATCGTCCGTTACTTTGATACAGAGGTTCCCATCACAATGTCGGTATTTGAGAACAACCCGCACCTGAAATgacaaacattttattaattagCACCTACAGCTAACAAGTCTCAGAATGTATCTGAAGGAAATCCACCCAAATTCAGACTGCTTTTTATTAGAATTATGtactgctttgcattttcaccACCTCTGTTGTGGTCCTCAGCTCTGCTGGTCACTAACCCTACAGCCAGGATGGTCTGGAAGTTGAACCATCACATTTCCCTGCCTAATGTATTAAACTGCTATTATAATAGCATCAGGAGCTTAACGTTGGGCATGTTCAAACCTGCTATAAATACAGCAACAACAGCACCTCAGTGACAGATAAGATAAACTATCAGAGTCATGTCAATACAAGACACCCCCTTGCTATATACCACACTTCAGAAAAACTAAATGGAAATTTCTGTTTACAGACTTGAAACACTTAAAGAAGTTCTACATGAAGACTTGAAAGCTATTAACCTAGTGGGGTAAGCTCAacattactgctttttcttctatgGTACCTAAACTATTATCTTAAAAAGTTGTATTTCCAGTCACTACAGTTAATTCAACAGCTGCACTGAAGCCTACAGACAGATTTGAAGTGTTCTGATGTTTTGCAAGTGGAAAGGGACAGTACAAGAATAACACTTTTAGAGTAACTAAAATCAGAAGACTGAAGAGAGTTCTTGCAAATTAAATTGCTTTCAAGACTCAATAAGGCTAAATTTGAAGTCTGAAAGCAAGCATTCAACTTCTCACTAAACCAATTACTAAAGTAGTCACCTGCCCTGAGTTTTAACCTGTCCACAGTCTTCCAGACTCTCAAATCACCAAAGTTCTCAAAATCATGGTGATAAAAATCAACATCCTCAGCAACTGTCTGAATGTTAAATGCTTCCTCCTGAATGCAGAGCTAGCCACAGAGACTTTATATCTATTTTTTGTAGTCTCAGCTAGCATCAGTAACCAAAAACAGAGGTGTCCTTTTGAGAACATTCTGAACTCACACTATAAACAGGTCTTTGTTGTACAGAGCGACCTGTGCTAATGGTCAACAACCTCCTTGActacaaaataacattttgaaattccTGCTCTGAGATGGATCTTGTCAGATTTACCCTTCTGGTTTAACAAACTGTCATCTTCCCACCACAACAGCTGCATAACAGTACATCTCTCGACTGAGCGCGCCCAAAAGCACAAGAGAAGCTGCCACAAGCAGCAGGCATGGACTCAGCAGATAACGTGCTCCCACAAAAGGCAAGACCACTCACTACCTAGCCTCACCAGCCCACAAAGAACACAAGGCCATCTCCCACAACTCTTGTTATGCCTTCAGTTTCCTGACAAGCCCAGTTCCATACAAAAGCTTTTCGGGCTAGTTCTCTGGCGAACTAAAAGGCGGGTACTTGTGCCACGACCCTGGGGCCTAGGGTCACAGCACTTCTCCCTAAATAGACACGTTTATTGCCATGGATGGGAAGAGATTGCCTTTGGATGTCCCTTAAGAAAAGGGCAAGAGCAACTCCTGGCTGCAGTGACACCCCTCCCAAACGCTTTCATTTAAATGGATATTACAGAGCACAGCGGGCAAAacagaacaatttattttattatcagtAGAtaggtgtgctggttttggctagggtagagttagttttcttcatagaagctagtatggggctatgttttggatttgtgctggaaacagtgttcataacacagggatgttttagttactgctgcaCAGTGCTTACAGAGAGTGAAGGTCTTTTCTGCCCCTCAGACTGTCCtaccagcaagcaggctgggggtgcacaagaaggtgggtgaggacacagctggggcagaagaaggaagggggggacattcggagtgatggcgtttgtcttcccaagtaaccattacatgtgattgagccctgctttcctggagatggctgaacacctgcctgcccatgggaagtagtgaatcaattccttggtttgcttcgCTTGTATGCGCAGCTTTTgatttacctattaaactgtcttcatctcaacccagagttttctcactttcagccttccaattctctcccccatcccactggggtggggggggcagcagggagtgagccagcagctgtgtggggctcagTTGCCagttggggttaaaccacaacaacaggTGACAATTGCATATGAAGTGTTCAACCATGCTAGCTAAAGACACATGTTAAACACTATTTCTGAAGGTTTTTCTGTGTCTTCTACTTTTGTTGAGGAAAGGCATGCCTTTCTTACCAAAGTTCTCTCAGGCATACGAGTTCCACACTACCTTTTGTGCTACTTCTTAGCTAAAATACAATGCTTATTCTGAAGACCAAAGTTGCTTTTAATGTTTGCACAACCTATACTCCTGAAAAAGttaccagaaataaaaatcagtcatATACCAATAAGTTAATTCCTAGAGCAAATATTCTTTAGGAAGCTAATACTTTACAGTCGGAAGTGACACTGCAGGCAGCAATGCAATGTAAGAGCTGATGAATActtccttttaatattttcgAGAGACAAATTCAAACGATATGACCTCGTATGCTGTAAACTCATAAAATAAACCAACTCTCAGCATACTCTTCGTTCAACAGAACTCTTTTAATGCCCGTTTCTAACACACAGGTACACTGCGAATAAGCACAACATCTCTGAAGTTGGGTTCTCGAGGTTCATACGGGCCGTCGATAACACACCTGAACACCGTCCCCGTGTACGTTTTTGGGCTGTTAAATGAGAACTCCCCCCTGTTCCGTGGAAAGGGAAGGTCAGGTGCGATATCAGCGAGTACCCCCCttcattgctgctgcttcttgtccCCCCACCGTGCAGCCCGCTTGGACTACACCTCCACAAACCCCTCCGGCCTGCGCGCAGCCAGGGCCGCCTTCGGGAGCGCTGCTCCCGGCGGGCGCGGCGCAGCTGCAGTCCCTGCGGGACGCCGCAGCGGGCTCCAGGCCCCGGCTGGGACACGCATCCTCCCCGGGAAGCCGCACCGCCCGGCGAGGGCGGCCCGCCGGGGCTCAAGGGACCGCCTGCCTCCTCAGGCGGGCAGAGGACACCAAGCGAGAGCGCCGAAGACACCGAGCCGTCCCCGCTCGCCGCCTCAGCCCAGAGCCGCACCTCCCCCGGGCCTACCGCGGGCGGCGgaggccccgcccgcccgcccgcccgtcCCTCCGTCCGCCCGCGGAGCCTCTCGGCCCGGCCCCGACCCCACCTTCATGGGGTCGGCGAGGTAGAGCTTCTCGGCGGCGCGCGTGAACTCCTCCCAGGCCTGGTAGTGCGGCatggcggggccggcccggctcGCTGCTCCGCTCCTCCCGCCGGCGGCAAGATGGCGCCGAAGGCGGGGGCAGCCTCACGGCAAGCCGGCACCCCCCATTGGTCGGCGGGAAATTGTCGCCCAATCGGGAAGCGGATGACTCAGAGATTCGGTCCCCCCCGCCGGCGCAGAGAGGGCAGCCCGGAGGGCGGCGCCGTTGCCACAGCGACCCCGCCAGGCGCGGCGGGACGCCGGCAGGCACCTCCCCGCCCACCGCGGAGGCGAAGGCTCCCATTGGCGGCCGCGCCGTCGCGTCAGAGCGGCGCGGGCTGGCAGCCCGCCGGGCGGGCGTCGCAAGTTCGAGCCCCGCgtccggcgggggggggcgtggAGCCCGCCCGGGGCTGGGCGCTCGGCGGGGGCGGCACCTGCGGGGCTCTACCAGGCCGGGTGCGGGCCGCATCCGCCTCGGTCTCCCGGTCTGAGGCCCCACGGGGAGGTTTGGGGGCGCGGGTGGGCCAGCGTGGGGGCGAGGGGCCCTGGCTGGCCAGGAGGGCGCGGCGGGAGGTGAGGCCGAGGGCGAAGGGCAGCCCCGGCCAGGCGGGCGAGCGGGCCCAGAGCGTGATGTGGGCTCGGCTCGCTTTTACCACAGGATCTAGTCCAGTTTTTCCCAGGCTGGAAGGTGCTTTGTGAAGCTGGAGGGTGGCCCCATGTTGAACGGGAAGGACATTTGGGAGCAGCTCGCTGGCTTTGCTGGGCCGCCGGGGCAGCCGCGGTGGTTTcggaggggtgctggggctcCGCTAGGCCCTGGCAGTAAAGCTGCTGGTTTCAGGAGACCGAAAGTTATGAAATTATAAAGATCTTGGGGAACCTCGCTTttcaaatgtgtgtgtgtgtgcgcgtgcgCGCGCACGTGTAAAGCATTTACATAAAACTgactaaaattaatttcaaaatagagatgagggtggaaaaaaaaaattccacaattTCTCCTGCCACAtgttaaaataccattttctttaGTGACCTGTGATTTTTGTTCCTTGATTGCACAAGGACCGTAGCCAGCCACAGTGCTAAGCTCTGACTATGTTACACGGCTTGTGTAACTGCTGCAATTATAATAAACACGTAAAAATTGCAGTCCTCTGTTCTCTATTTCATGGGGACGCACTGAAAACCCAGAAGCTCCTGATAGTGACTCACAACATTAAGTTCGTTTGACTGAACTGAGCAAACCACAACATTGTGACCAAACAAATAAACTAGAAAGTTTCGGGCAGATCTGCATGTAAGGGGACAAATCATGCAGGCCGCTCCAGTCTCCACTAGCAACATGGGGAAATACGAGCTGTAGGTTTTTTAACCGCAAAAGACACAATAGGTGCAAGGGAGAATGAAGAAACATGGCATAGAAATAAAAGGGTGGATGGGAGGCAAGGGGAGAAAAACTAGAATGAATTTCCCTGAGTcagtaaagcagaaaataattgttaCTGTGGGGATCAACAGTGAAAAAGTCTGCAGTGATTAGACTGCCAAACTTTAATAAATTGCAACTTGTGGGTGTTATGTGGTCTAAATAATTCTGTTAAAGGGCTTTGCACCAATGAGTTGAGGCTATGAATAGAGGAAAGActtaagacttttttctttctttccagaacTGCTCACAGAGTTTAGATGGTGCTGTGTCTGAGAACCCAGCTTCAGAAACGCAAGAGTTGTCTTTCAGAGAGGCTGATCATCAACAGCTCTGATTAAAGGTGATAGAGGTACTGACAGAGCCTAAAGCAATTATCCCAAACACAGAACCTAACCTGGAGGGAGTGCTTCTCCACTGTCTTAGGTTTTGGGTAGCTATTTATAACAGCAGAGTAGGAATTGCTTTTGGTAGCATTTTACAGACACGTAGGGGATGTAAATCCATGAAAATGAAAGGTGTGGGGAGTGCAAACCCTGTAATATGCATAACATTTTGCAGAACCATTGCTTACCAAATTTGGATCCAGGTTTTCAAGTGGGacacagatattttctttctgaaggagAAGTCCCAATTTTGGGCTGTCCTTTCAGAAGCACCTTAGCGTTGCTTTTcagaggatttttgttttgactCAAATGTTTGGGATCCTTTATGTGTTCTTTGACACAAGAGTTGTCTTGAGAGCTTGCCAATGGCCAGTCAATAGTGCTGTAATACACAATTTCTTCAGTTAAGCTAATGCAACAGAGCAAGATTAGAAAACAGACCCATTTTGgtacttatttttccttaacCAGATGATTTCTGTGATCCGGTTCAGTATATAACTTCTAAATCTATTATATATGCACAACTTTGAAGGTAACAAACTGCAGTAGTCGGGGCAAGGAACAGAGAGAGGGATTTCATAATTGTCCTTACCTCTGAAGAAAATGTGATGTATCACTATGACAGTTATAAACAGCCTGATACACAATTCCACATAGCCTGTTCCTGGCTGCAGATCTTCAGgatttcctcttccctgccactgccaCCACCTATGGCCCCACGGTTGTGCTGCCACAGCTGTTTGTAACTCTGTGCAGGGGTTCAAACCAATGCTTGGATTAAAAGCAGCACTGGTTTtagtaacacttttttttaactgagatcAGTTCATTTTTCCAGTTTACTGTGTGGCCGTATGTACTGTTGTGCTGACACAGCTGTTGAAAATGTACCTTTTTTGGTGTCGAGACAGGATATGGGAATTCCTACTGTTTTTGCTGGCTTGCCACCAAAAATGGGGGGGTGTATGTGAAAGCACCCCCTTCCAGCTCCCCTGAAAGCAAGGCCAGTTGCTGAAATCTCAGCAATTAAAAAGAGAGGCTATTTCTGAGCCTCAGGGAATGTCTGATACCTATAGTTAGCGTGCTGCTTCACTCTGTTCTCCTCTGGagaacagaacattttcttgACATGTTTGAAAAGCAACTTAGACCACTGCAGTTATTCAGCTGTAAGTTGTATTTGATGTATgtccaaaactgtatttttcaagtgAGTTCCAGTGAATGCAGTAATAGTAGAAATCTTTCAATGGGCTTTTTGtttagtgaaataaaatgaacagtTGTTTATCACTGTGTGGAGTGTTTGGTATCCAGCCAATGATAATTTAGTAGTTAGTAAGAATTCTGctaaaacatacatatttatcttgctttcttttcttgagTTCCTGCTTTCTTCCATGCAAGAAATCATTCCAGCGGTCTTAATGGCCATTCCATCACTTGTAAGTGAAATCTGGAATGCTATAAAACCTCATTTACCCTTTCCTCAGTCTCTCCTTGTATATCCTTGCTATATTCCCTAGACCACCTTAGATAATGACTTTTTTAGCTTGGATTTAAGGCTGTAAAAAGCTATGAAGCAATAATGTAAGTACTTGTGTGATGAAGATTTTTCATGCGGTTTTTCCTCAGGCCTTTCCCCCTTAGCCAACCTGCATGTACATGATTAATGATCTCTCTTTGATCAAGCTTATACATGCATTGCCACTGCAAGTTCTGCTTCGTATAGTTACGTTCAGGCATCTGGATTCCACATGGTGATTTCTTTAGTTTTTTATCTAGTGTCTTCCCTTGCATAAATgacaaactgaaagaaaacagtagaaaaagACCTTGCACTCTATCTTAAAATATCATCCACAGAGGAGATCTTAAGTTCTTGCAACTCCTACAAAGTTCATGGAAGTTGCAGCTGCTCAGCATCACTCAAGGTTAGATGTTTGGTTTCCTGTTCTTCACATTAATGCTTTTCCTCAATCTAAAGCAGGTGCCATATCCTtatttgcaaatgtatttttctttcctggataAGGAATTCAGACAAGAGTATTAAATTTGTTAAAATAGTTATCTGTCACCATGACATACTACTGGTGGGTAAAACAAGCTGGTCTCTCCAGCTAAAAGCGGCTTTGTATAGAACACTGTGCTATCATGCTAAATTATGGATTTGATGGGAAACAATAGGACAAACTCTTATCTCAGTTATGCTGCTGTAAATCTGGGgtctttccatttatttcagtggatttttttttttttatctgtacaGTTTAATTAAGAGCCAACTTTGGTGCTGAGATGATAATCCTGTTCTTGGACCAGGAGCAACATAAAGTCAGCGCAGTTATACAGGTCTAAAAGAGCGCTAATGAGGAGTTAGTTACAAGGCAGTTATTGCTGCCAGGAATGCTTAACGCTTAAAGAAGGAGATATAGTCGCTTCTTTCAAAATAGCTTCAACCCAGCCCTCAGTGAAGTTAAGGAGAAGGCATGGGCATGGTGATTATACATTCCATTCTTGTGTGTATAGTCTAAAACAGCTTGGGATTTGTACTGATGCAAACTTTAATTAcagggggttgggtttttttgaaagggCATTTATGTGCATAAGGATGCAGCTAGATCTTGAGTGCAGTGAGATCTGAGGTCTTTGACATCTCACTGGCTTCTGAATCTCAGTACCCATGAGAACTGAGTCTGCAGTCAGAAGCAGTTTGTGCTTCTGGATGCGTTATAACATGCCAAACCGAGCCACAGGTTTTCTCTCCACAGCTCTTGAAGGAGCACAAAACATACTGCTCCTTTCTATGGGTTTTGCCAGGCTGAGCCATATATAGTTAATTACATCAATgctaattttctatttcttttgcaCACAAGCATCTTATCAAGTGATTCAGACTTATACTGTCCTAACAGGGTGATTAAATGTTGGTGTGACTTGATTGTTAAAATATACTTCATGACAATTAAGGCTGTCTGTGGACAGCAGGATTTGGGGCCCTGTCCCGGTGCCTGTCCCAGCCAAGTCACAACTTCCAAGTCAGGGTGAGACCTGGGTGCCTGTTGCTctcctcccccttttccccagTGCCCTTGCTCCTGTGAAAGGGAACACACTCCAAACATGTCCCTGATCGGGGCCACTGGGGAGCCCACAGCCGTGGGCACACCGTGATCCACGCTGGCCATACATTTTAGCTATAACCTTCCCCAAGGCAGCATTGTTTCCTAGTTTGCTTTaaccattagaaaaaaaaaaatgctgtcatttaATATGGTCTAATCTAATCTTACTGTATGTTAGGGAGTTTATCTATGTGCATGTCAATAGCCGTTACACGAGCAAGAGAGCTGCCCCTACATATGGCCGTGTTGCCAGCCTGGCCTTAATAGAAACTGCCCTTTCATTTTTTGGATGCTGTTCTGACAGTGTTCTTGTTaagctgtttgcttttgatAGCTAGAAAGATGCATCCCTTCCTGTTAAGTGGTCAGTTTAGTCCCTTCAGCATAATAACATATTCAAATTAATGTGCTGTCATGCAAGAGACATATGTTAGAGAGCAGACTCTATGCTGTCACAACATTGACTGTTGAGATTTGAGAATGAAATAGCAGTCCTCGTGATGGCcttcagggaaaagaagaaCACATCTGGTAGCCAGCTCATGAACCGGCATTCGAAGCACTCTGGAAGCAGACAGACACTCTTAGCATTAACTGCTCATAGATTTTGTATCACCATTACGTGAAGTTTCTGAGCATGCTTAAGATGGGTTTAGATCATCTGCTGGCACACACTGGAAGCACATTGATTTCTTACATTAatctttaaatagaaaagctttttaGTTGATAGGCATGACTTAAGGCTGGTTTACCTGTGCTATTCATGCTGCCATGGCTGACGTAATTGAAAAGTACAAACCACCAGAACGGGCAAGTGAGATTAGATGCTTATAGCGATATCTTCCCAAGTCCTCTGGAGCAGTGCAACTGCCTCTGGGGCGGAAGGGCTTTCGGTACTTTTAACTACGTTGACTTCTAATTCTAAACTACATGTTTCAGCCTAGATCAGATGGCAATTACCTCCTTCTCAGTTCAGCCTACAGAAAGGAAGACATGAGCAGTTCCTAGTCTGCTGTAATGCTAAAGCTTGAACCTTCCTGCAGGTGAACCCTGCCAACTTCTTGCTGAAGCGAGAGTAATgtgcttccccttccccctgtgCTGTTGTGGGAGCAGCAACATGCAGCTGGTGGGAAACAGTAACTTTTGCTGTCTGCAAAGTAAA
This genomic interval from Pelecanus crispus isolate bPelCri1 chromosome 3, bPelCri1.pri, whole genome shotgun sequence contains the following:
- the SRP9 gene encoding signal recognition particle 9 kDa protein encodes the protein MPHYQAWEEFTRAAEKLYLADPMKVRVVLKYRHCDGNLCIKVTDDVACLLYRTDQAQDVKKIEKFHSQLMRLMVAKESRSAAMETD